The bacterium DNA window GCCCTCGCCCGCCTTGAGGACCTTGTACTGGAGCCCGCTCGGCAGGGTCACCACGCCCTTCTTGGCCTTGTTCGCCGCCAGGTAGGCGTCCCCCGCCGCCTTGTTCTTCTCGGCCGCAACCTTCGTGGCCTGGATCTGCTTCTGCATCAGTTCGGTCTGGTAGGCATTCATCGTCGTGCGCAGTTCGTCCTCGCTCATCAGGAGCTTCCCGCCCCCGTACACGTCGCGGAGCGCCCTGATCAAGGCGTCGAGGTCCAGATCGAGCCCCAGGCGCCTGAAGTTGCGCGCCGCGTCGACGCCGATCCCGTAGCTGATCTTCTCCTTCTGGGTCGCAAGGTCCGCGGCCCTCCCGGCCGCTGCCGACAGCGCGCACATCCCGCCAACGAGCACCAGGGCGATTGCCCACCGCTTTGCCATTCCCAAGCCTCCCGCGTCCACGACCGCTGTCGATTCGGCGCCTGAAAAAAGAGTGGGGGGGAGGGGCCACGCCCCTCCCCCCCGACGAGATGGTGGGACTACTGTACCGTTCCCTGCAGCGTTGCCGTCTGCGTGCTGTTGGCAATGCCGCCGGCGTTGTCCGTGACCGTGAGCGTGGCGCTCACGGCGGTGCCCACCGGCCGGGTCGGCGTGTACCTCACGTTGATCGTGCAGCTCGCCCCGGCGGCGAGGCTGCCCCCGCAGTTGTTCCCCTGCGAGAACTGGTTGGGGAACGTCCCGCCGAGGGCGATGCTGTTGATGGTCAGCGGCGCCGCTCCCGGGTTCGACAGGGTGATCTGCATCGTCTTGGTCGTGTTCCGCGTCACCGGCCCGAAGAAGAGGGCCGTCGGCGACAGGACGGCCGCCGGTGCGACCCCGGTGCCGGTCAGCGAGACTCTCTGCGGACTCGTCGGGTCGTTGTCCGTGATGGACAGGCTCCCCGTGATGACACCGGTCACCGCCGGCCTGAATCTCACGGTGATCGAGCAACTCCGTCCGACCCTCAGCGCACCGCCGATCGGGCAGTTGTTGCTCTGGTTGAAGCCTGCGGTGGTGTTGATGGCCGTGATCGTCAGCGGGCCGGTTCCCACGTTGGTCACCGACACCGTCTGGCCAGCCGAGTTGGAGAACAGGATCTGGTTGCCGAACAGCAGCGAGGCCGTGCTCAGAACGACGGAGCTGACCGTCTGGGTGACGGCTGCCGAGGTGGAGGCGAGGAAGTTGGTGTCACCCGAGTAGCTGGCAGTCAGGGTCCTCGCGCCGCTGGTGGCGAAGGTCAGGTTGCAGCCGCCCGCACCAGCCGTGAGCGCTCCCGTGCAGGTCTCGCCGGTGCTGGCCGTGACGGTCACGTTCCCGGTAGGCGTTCCGGTGAACTGAGGCGCCACGCCGAAGCCGACCGTGACGACCTGCCCGCGGATCGAGGGATTCGGCAGGTTGGAGGTGATGGTCGTCAGGCTGGGGGCCTGGTTGACCGTCAGGGTCCCGTCCACGTAGGTGATCGTGTAGTTGGTCAGGCCGGTCCCCACCGCCGCGCTTGCCGTGATGGGGTACGTGCCCAGGGCGGCAGTTGCCGTCGCCCCGGTGCTGGCCAGCGTCACGCTGGTCACGGTGTCGGCGTTGAGCAGCCCGACCGTCGTGAACTCCGTCCCGGCGAACGTCAGCGGCTGCCCGTAGACCTTCGTCAGGTTGTTGGCTGTGACCGTCAGCCCCGCCGGGGTCACGGTGAAGGTGCCGTTCAGGTAGGTGATCGTGTAGTTGGCGAGGCCCGTCCCCACCGCCGCGCTCGGCACGATGGGATACGAACCGACGGCTGCCGTTGCCGCCGTCCCGGCGCTGGTCAGCGTCACGCTGGTCACCGTGTCGGCGTTGGCCAGGCCGATCGTGGTGAACTCCGTCCCCGCGAAGATCGGGGCCGTCCCGTACACCTTGCTCCCGTTGTTGGCCGTGATCGTCAAGGCCGCCGGGTTGACCGTGAGGGTGCCGTTCACGTAGGTGATGGTGTAGTTGGCGAGGCCGGTCCCCACCGCCGCACTCGGCACGATGGGGTACGGACCGACCAACGCCGCTGCTGCCGTCCCGGTGCTGGTCAGCGTCACGCTGGTCACGGCGTCGGCGTTGAGCAGCCCGAGCGTCGTGAACTCTGTCCCGAGGAAGGTCAGCGTCGTTCCGTACACCTTGCCCAGGTTGTTTGCCGTGATCGTCAGCGCCGCGGCGTTCACGGTCAGCGTGCCGTTCACGTAGGTGATGACGTAGTTGGTCAGCCCGGTACCCACCGCCGCGCTGGGCACGATGGGATACGAACCGACGGCGGCCGTCGCCGGCGCCCCGGCGCTGGTCAGCGTCACGCTGGTCACCGCGTCGGCATTGAGCAGTCCGACAGCGACGAATTCCGTCCCGAGGAACGTCAACGTCTGCCCGTACGCTTTCGTCGCGTTGTTGGCCGTGATCGTCAGCGCCGCCGGGTTCACCGTCAGCGTGCCGTTCACGTAGGTGATGACGTAGTTGGTCAGGCCGGTACCCACCGCCGCACTCGGCACGATCGGGTACGCGCCCGCCGCCGCCGTCGCCGCGGCGCCGGCGCTGGTGAGCGTCACGCTGGTCACCGTGTCCGGCGCGATCAGCCCGGTGGCGGTGAACTCGGTGCCGAGGAACGTCAGCACCGAGGCGTACGGCTTGACCGCGTTGTTGGCCGTGATCGTCAGCGCCGCCGGGTTCACCGTCAGCGTGCCGTTCACATAGGTGATGGTGTAGTTGGCGAGGTTGGTGGCACCCCCCGCCACCGCAGCGCTCGGGACGATGGGGTACGTGCCCACCGCGGCCGCCGCCGCGGCGCCCGCGCTCGTCAGCGTCACGCTGGCCACGGAGTCAGGCGCGACCAGCCCGAGGGCCGTGAACTCGGTCCCGAGGAACGTCAGCGTCTGCCCGTAGGCCTTGATCGCGCTGTTGGCCGTGATCGTCAGCGCCGCAGGCAGGGCATTGGTCGTCTGCGTGGCCGTGGCGGCGGTGAAGAAGATGTCCGGCGCCCAGTTCGCGGTGAGCGTGCAGACGCCGGCGCCGGCGGTCATGGTGACCGTGGCGGTGGCGCTGGCCGCGGTGCCGCTGACCGGTCCGACCGAGCAGATGCCCGCCGTCCCGGTGATCGTCGGAACGCTGCTGGAGTTCGTCGTGGCGGTCACGACGAAGGTGGAGCCGTACACGGCAGTTGCCGGGGCGCCCGTGAAGGTCACCGTCGGCACGAGCGCCGTGGCGTTGATGCTGACGGGGCCGACCCACGCCGAGGACATCGGCAAAGCCTGGAACGGCGCAGGGTTCGGACTGCTGGGAAGGAAGCTGTCGGTGGCCGCCACCCGGTAGAGGTACCCGGTGCCGGGGATAGCCGTCCCGTCCTGGAAGGTTACGGTCTGCCCGTAGCCCAGGGTGCTGAACCCCTGCGTGTTGATGGAGACGCCGTCAACCGTGAAGGTTGTCAGGTTGGGGCTGTTGAAGGTCGCCACCGTGTCCCGCTGGACGGTGAACGAGGACTCGTTGGCCGACATGTCCGTCCACGTCAGGGCCACTCCCGGAACGGGCGGACCCGGAGAAGAGGCGAGGAAGTTCGTCGGCGGGGGCGGCGCGACCTGGAAGATCATCGGCCGCATCATGTCGTTCTCTTCGTGACCCAGGATGTGGCAGTGCCAGACGTACTCCCAGCCGAAGTTGACCGCCTGGTTCACCTTGGTCACCGTGGCGTTGCCGGTGTTCGGGTCCAGGCCCGAGATGTTCGGGCTGGCAACGCCGACCGGCATGGTCACGTCCATGGGACGGATGCTGTCGGGAAGCGGGAAGGGGACGACCGGCGTGATCGGCTGGAGGGCCACCAGGATGTCCTCCAGCGGGTTCATCCGGACGGTCTCCTTCCAGCCCAGTTCGGTCTGGTCGGGCTGCCGGAGCGATCCGTCCCAGCCCACCCGGTTGATCACCTGCACGTTGAAGAGGTGGAAGTGGATGAAGTGGCTGTCGACGCCGTTGTGGGTGACCTTCCAGAGTTGCGTCTGTACCTGCTGGATGATCTCGGTGGGCCAGTCGACGTATCCCAGGGGAATCGTCGTCTGGGTCTGGAAGTTGGTGAGCGGCCGCTCGGTGCCCATCGTGGCGTTCATCCGGCCGTAATCCAGCGTAAAGAGCTCCTGGATGGCCTTCTGGTCCAGGACGGCGCACGTCGCCGGCGGGGTCGCCACGCAGGGCGGCTGGTTGAAGGTCAGCGGCGAGAGCGGCGCGAAGGTGAGGTCGTTGGCGGAGATGGTCATGTAGGAGTTCGGGAATGCCGCGTTGTACACGGGGCCGTACGCGGCCTCGGGCACGATGATCTGGGGCTGCGTCTTCGCGAAGACGCCCTGCGCCGGGGCCGCCGGGGTGAACGCGGTCTTCAGCGCCGGCAGGCTGAACGGGGCCTGGCCGGTCGTCGGCAGGTCCACGATGATCTGCATGACGGTCCGCGTGTTGGGACCGTACCCCGGCTGGGTGTTGGGCGCGCCGCCGATCGGGGTCTGGTCGCCGTCGCCCGTGAAGTAGTCGAGGCGCGAGTCGCTGGCCGGAGCCGGCGCGGGCGCGTCGTTGTACACGATCAGCGTGCAGGGGCTCACGCCCAGTGCCGTGCAGATCGGGAGGGCCTTGCTGAAGTCCACGATGACGTCGGCGCGTTCCGCGGGGCCGATCCAGAGCCCGTGGGAGCCGACGCTCGTGATGGTGATGCTCCTCGGGTTCGCCTCATAACCGACCGGCTGCGAGGGGACCACCACCGGCTCCGGCAGGATGCCGCCCTCGGTGCCGATCTGTATCCAGGCGGGACCCGCGCGTCGCGGATCCGGGACGCCGCCGCGCCGGCCGTCGGCCGGCCACATCGTCTGCTGTAGCGGGATGCCCGCCGGAGCCCCGAAGTTCGGCCAGCAGTTGGCCGGGAGGCCCGTGCCGTTCAGCGGGTTTCCGGTCGCGTCCAGGAGACCGGTAGCAAGGCCGATCGTCAGGCTCGGGACCGAAAGCGGGTTGAGCTGCGTGCACAGCGGCATCGTCGTGGCCGTCAGCGGCGTCGTCGTGGTCGGGGGCAGCGCCGGGAGCATCGCCACCTCGGTCATGCCCTGGACCGGATCGGGAACGAAGAGCGACAGGTGCCACGAACGGTCGTTGCCGGCCGCCAGCATCTTGAACCGATAGGCTTCGGGCGCCACGTGGAGGACCGGGTAAGCCATGCCGTTGACCACCGGCGTGTCCATGAAGGACTCGGGCGTACCGGAGGGGTTGGGCGTGATCGGGCAGCCGCACGACGGGCAGGCCGGCGTCGGAGCCAGGATCTGGCCCGGGAAGGCCACGGACGTGCAGGGAACCGTGACCGCCGTTGGCGGGACCGCAGCCGTCAGGCTGGTCTGCGGCGGGAAGAACCAGGCACCGTAGTCCCAGCGGCCAACGGCGTTGCCCAGGCCGGGATCCGCCGGGTTCTGGTTCGGCACGTAGACGTGGGGGAACCAGAGATCGCCGTTGCCGCTCGCGGCGGTGGACAGGGGCGTCGCCCCGAAGTTGCCGGCCCACGTCGGATCGGTGGCGTTGATCTGGGCCGCGCTCGGCACGAAGGTCTTGTCCTGGATGACGAGGGGGATGAGGTGGAGCAGATCGTTGGGAGTGGTCCCGCCGACAAGGGCGCCGATCGTCCCGGGCGCGCCCGCCGCGGCCAGCATGTCCTCTTCCACCGGGTCGGCCAGCAGGTACCCCGCAGCCTCGCCGGCGTACACGTTGAGGCGGGTGATGCCGTAGGCGTGGTCGTGGTAGAACATGAGCCGCCCGCCCTGCTGGTTGGTCCAGTAGAACGTCATCGACCCCTGGCCCGGATTGTTCTCGGCGCCGGCCGGAAGCTGCGCCACAGTCCCGCCCGAGCAGTTCGTCGTCACCGTCGCGCTGCACTGGGGAACCACCGCGCCGGTCGGGAGGAAGTACATGTCGGGGACGTACTGGGTGCTCACGCCGGTCTGGAGACTGGCAGGCGAGGGATCGCCGACCGGGACCGTCCACTGGTGGGGCGTGCCGTCACTGATCCAGGGGGTGGCGCCGCCGTGGAGATGCAGCGTCGCGCGGTTCTCGGTGTAGATGCCGCCCGGGCCGGCGCCCGCCCCCATGTACGTCGTGTCCGTGGGGATGAAGAGGTTGCCTCCGGTGCCCGTGGGGAGGCAGTTGGTGAACTTGACGCGCACGGCCTTGTCCTTCTTGGCCGCGATGATCGGACCGAGGTAGCTGGGCGGGAAGAGCGGCGTCGCCGTGCAGGCGTTGGGGCTGCCGCTCGGGACCTGCACGTAACCCCGCAGGGTCGTGGGGGGCAGGCTCGAGTGCATCTTCTGCGTGTACTGCACCAGGGCGATCTCGTAGTAGTCCGTGCCCGGGAACGTGGTGGTGTCCGAGACCGCCAGCAACCCCTTGAGGTCCGGCAGCAGGTCCGTGCTCACAAACTTGGGCATGCCACCGACGAACGGCGGGCCGAGCGTGGCCGTGGCCACGGCGCCGGAACCGCACAGGGGCAGGGGGGCGGCGCCGCAGGTCGCGGGGCCGCCGGTCCACCCGGGACCCATGTCGGCGATGGTGATCTGGGGCAGCGTGTACCCGCTGCAGGTGCCCGTCAGGGCACCGAAGCCGGAGATCACGCCCGCCACCTGGGTCGCCGTGGCGGCGCAGGTGCCCCCCGGGTTGGTCGCATCGTTGATGACGACCACCGGCGTGGCGTAGCCGGTGCCCCCCATGACGAGGGTGAGGCCGGTGATGGTCCCCGAAGGCAGCGGGCTGTTGGCCCAGTTGCTGACGCCGAAATAGTCGGTGCAGGGCGTCGTCCCGGTCGGACTGCCGGGGGCGAAGTACTGGGGGATGGCCCCCGTCGGGTCCCAGCCGTTGCAGGTCGGCACCTGCACCGCCGCGAACGCGGAGACTGCGCCAAACCCCAAAGCGAAGGTGGCCGCCGCCAGAGCCCTCACGATCCGATTGGTTCCTCTGAGGGCGTTCACTTGGCGCCTCCCTTCCCCGGAGGCTGCCCGGCCTTGCCGCGCTCCTCCGCCGCCCTGCGGTCGGCGTGACGCCTGGCCGCCTCCCAGCGCTGCGTGCTCGTCACACCCCGCATCATGCCCTCGGCCGCGCGTTTCGCCGCCGCCCTGTCCTGCATCTCCAGGAGGAGGTTGCGGGGCGAGCCGTCGGGGTTGACCCTCACGATCGTCCTGTCCGCGGCGTCCACCGCGGCCTTGGCCTCGGCGGCCGTCAGGTTCTGCGGGCCGGTGCCCTTGCCTTTTTCCGCTGCCGCGGCGATCCCCCGGCCCATCCCCAGGCAGACGACCAGCGCCGCCAGCAACAACCAGAGCGGGGTCCTCCACATGCTCCTGCCCATCGCGTTCTCCTTTCTTGCCGACCCCAGCCTGGTCGACGTGGCCATTGCGTGCCGATCGCGGAGGCGGCCGTCCGATGTCGGCGAACCGGCAGGCCACGACCCGCGTGGTTCGACCTCAGGACGGATGCCTCGGCTCATGACAGCACTATGCGGCGCGAACGGCAGGGCGCAAATAAGGTGACTACCCCAAACGTGGGAATCTCGTTGACGGCGGGCAGTCTGCGCCCGCGTCGTGCGGTCGCGCCGCGCTGCGGGCTCAGGTGCGCGGATTCGTGCGCGCGGCGTGCTCCCGGATCGCGGCAACCAGCTCCTCGGTCGCCCGGCTCTTCGTCATGTAGTGCGCCGCGCCGGCGTCGCGCATGGCCTGCGCCCGATCGGCGTCCTCGAACATGGACAGGCCGATGATGCGAACATCCGGTGATTCGTTGCAGATGATGCGCGTCGCTTCGACGCCGTTGAGCCGCGGCATGCTCAGGTCCATCACGACGACGTCGGGCAGCAGCGCGCGCGCCATCTCCACCGCCTCCTGGCCGTCCACCGCCTCACCGACGACCTCGAAGTCCGCCTCATCCCCGAGCATCTGCGCCAGACCGCGGCGCACGACGGCGTGGTCGTCCGCCAGCAGGATGCGGACCCTCGCGCCGGTTCCGGGCCGCGCGGACGGCCCGGGGACCGGAAGTTGCGCCGGGACCGGGGCGCCGCCGCCGGCGGACGGGACAGGCGCCGCATCGGGCAGCGGCACGAGGAGGAAGATCCGGCTTCCCCCGGCTGGCGAGCTCTGGACCTCCAGGCGCCCGCCGAAGAGCTCCAGCCGCTCGCGGACGCTGAAGAGGCCGAACCCCTTGCCCGGGTCGCCCGCCCGCGAGAGCACCTCCGGATCGAAGCCAACCCCCTGGTCGGACACCGTCAGTTGCAGCGAGCCATCGACACGCCGCATGCTGACCACCGCTGAGCGCGTCTGGGCGTGCTTCACGACGTTGAAGAGCAGCTCGCGCACCGTCTCGAACAGGAGGATCTTCAGATCTCCGGGCAGGGGCTGCTGGAGCTGCTCCAGCTCCAGGTCCACCAGGAGGCCGTGCCGGTCGGCCATGCGCCGTGCGAGCCACTCGAGTCCCGCGCCCAGCCCCGCCTCCTGGAGGACCGGCGGACTGAGCTCCGCCGTCAGGGACCGCGCCGCCGCGAGGCACTCGTCGAGCAGAGCCTCGATCTCCTTCGTCGCCGCCCGCAGGACCTGGTCGCCGCCCCGGCCGACGATGGCCGTCCGGAACTTCGCCGCCACGAGCATCTGCTGGAGATTGTCGTGCAGCACCCGCGCCAGGCGGGTCCGCTCGCGCTGCTCGGAGAGGGGCAGCTCCCCGGCCAGCGCCCGCAGCTGGCGCGCATGCCTCGCCAGCTGGGCCGTCCGCTCGGCCACGCGCCGCTCGAGCTGGTCGTTCGCCCGCGCCAGCCCCTCCTCGGCCCGCTTGCGGTCGAGGGCCTCGACGACGGCCACGGCTATCGCCTCGAGGGCCTCGCGGTCCTCGGCGCGGTAGCCGCCCGGGCGATTGCCGACGGCGATCATGCCGACCGTCCTGCCCTCGCGCAGCAGCGGCACCCCCAGGAAGCTCGTCAGCGGCGGATGGCCCTCCGGCATGCCGATGCGGTCCGGGTGGCTCGCCGGGTCGTTGGCGATCAGGCTCTTTCCGTCGGCGAGCACGCGGCCGTAGATGCCGTGGACGGGGAAGCTCCCCGGCACACGCCGGTGGCCCTCCGGGGACCGCATCGCGCACGCGGCCCACCCCGGGTTGCTGATGGCCAAGTCATGCAGGAGGCCGTCGGCCCCGATCTCCCCGACGAAGCTGATCCCGCTGCCGGTCACCTCCTCGATCACGCCCAGGCAGGCCTCGCACAGCTGCACCTCCGTCTGCGGCCCCAGGCCCAGCGCCAGCACGCGGTTGATTGCCGTCAGCATGGCGCCCTGCCGGCGCAGGTCCTCCTCGGCCCGCGCGCGATCGATGATGTCCGACGCCTGCCTGGCCAGCAGGTCGAGCAGACGCAGCGCGCGGTCGTCGGGCCGCCGCAGCGTGCGGTAATGCGTCGAGAACATGCCCAGCGGCCTGCCGGAGCGGCTGATCAGGGGCGTCGACTGCACCGCGCGCACGCCGGCCCGCCGCTGCACCTCCAGCGCCGGCGTGCCGGCGAAGATCGGGCTCTCCTCCACGTCCTCGACGATGACGCGCTCGCCGCGCGCCAGCGCGGTGCCGCAGCTGCCCTGGCCCTTGCTCACTGTTTCCCAATAGTCGATCCACCACTGCGGAAAACCGCGGTGGGCCGCGATCCGCAGGTCGCCGCTGGCCGGGTCGAGAAGCTGGATGGTGCCGAAGTCGGCCCCGACGATCGCAATGGCCGCATCGACGATCTCCGTCAACACCGGCCTGAGGTTGCCTTCCACCACGAAGAGCGTGCCGATCCTCTGCAACCGCGTCATCACATCGAGATCGCGCGCCAGATCCCGCTCGGCCTGCTTGAGCGCGGTGACGTCGAGCACGATGCCCAGGTAGCGGACGACCCGGCCGGCGGCGTCGCGCTGCGGCTGTCCGCGCGACAGCAGCCAGCGCTCGGCCCCCTCCGGGTCGGCGACACGCCACTCGGCCGTGAGATCCCGCCCCGCGGCGGCGGCTTCCTGCACGGCCCGCGCCGCCTGCTCGCGGTCCTCGGGGTGGATGCTGCGCACCCAGGCCTCGAACGAGGGCTCGCAGGAGCGAACGGCCAGCCCGTAGAGCGCCCACAGTTCGTCCGACCAGGTGTTGCGGTTGGTGACCAGGTCCCATTCCCAGGTGCCGGCCTTCGCGGCCTGCTGGGCGAGGCGGAGCCGCACCTCGCTCTCCCGCAGCGCCTCCTCGGCCGCCTTGCGCTCGGTGATGTCCAGCGTCGCGCCGACGTACCGCACGAGAGCGCCGCTGCCGTCGAGGTGCGGGTACGCGCGGTCGTAGACCCAGCGCGCGCTCCCGTCGGGCCGCACGATCCGGTGCTCGCACTCGAAGACCGAATGCGCCTTCGCGCACGCGGTGAACGTCTCGCGCAGGCGGGCCGCATCGTCCGGATGGATGTGCCTGGCGAAGATCTCGTCGTACGTCGGCGACGGCGCCGCCGGATCGAGGCCGAAGATGCGGTACTGCTCCTCGGACCAGGCCGTCGCCCGCGTGGCGACGATGTACTCGAAGCTCCCCAGATGCGCGATCTTCTCGGCCTCCGCCAGCATGTCGCGGGTGCGCTGCAGCTGCTGCTCGGCCTCCGTGCGCCGGCTGATGTCCAGGCCGGCCACCACCGCGCCGCGGACCGCGCCGCCCGCGTCGAGCAGCGGGGCCGCGCCGGCCAGCAGGTGCAGGATCCGGCCGTTGGGGAAGCGCATCTCCATCTCGAAGGGCTCGATGAGCCTGCCCGTGGCCGCGGCGCGCTGCGCGGGCAGCTCGTCCGGGCGCAGCTCGCGGCCGTCCCGGAAGACGGCGTACGTGACGGCCGCCTCACCCGCGTCAGCGCTGCGGGAGATGTTGCCGCCGCGGGCGACCTGCATGATGATCTCGTCGGCGTAGGCGTTGCCGGTGATCTGCCGGCACGCCGGGTCGCTGGCGACCCAGATCGCCACCGGCGCCGCCTCCTGGATGGCGCGCAGCGCCTCGGCGGCAGCCCGCGCCTGCTCCTCGCTGGCGCGCAGCGCCTCTTCGCCCTCCTTGCGGCCGGTGATGTCCCGGGCGTAGACGTTGGCGTGGCGTTCGGCCGCGAACGGGATCGCCCAGACCAGGAAGGTGCGGTCCGCAAGCGCGACTTCGGTCTGCGCCTGTCTCTCCTCGGCGATTGCCTGCGCCACCAGCCCGGCGATCGGCTCAGCGGCCCGCTCGCCGCTCCTGACTTCCCAGCCCTGCCATTCGCTGGCGGCGCGGTTCTGGTAGAGCACCGTGCCGTCGGCGGACACCCGCAGAACCGGGTTCGGGTTGTCCTCCGGGAAGCGGGCGAGGTCGCGGGCCCGCTCGTCGCTGGCCCGCAGCGCCTCGACCAGGCCCTTGAGCTCCGTGACGTCGGCGAAGGTGACCACGAGGCCCTCGATGCGCCCGCCGGCGGCGCGGCACGGCAGGATACGCCGCTGGTACCAGCGGCCGTCGTCGGCCCGCACCTCGGCGCTCGCCGGCGCCAGGCCCGCCAGCACGCGCCGCGCATCCTCGAGCAACAGGTCGTCGCTGAAGTTCCGCGCGATCTCGGCGATGGGACGGCCGACGTCGGCATCGGTCACGCTCAGCAGCGTGGTGACGGCCGGGGTGAAGCGGCGCAGCCGGAGCGCGGC harbors:
- a CDS encoding MBG domain-containing protein produces the protein MRALAAATFALGFGAVSAFAAVQVPTCNGWDPTGAIPQYFAPGSPTGTTPCTDYFGVSNWANSPLPSGTITGLTLVMGGTGYATPVVVINDATNPGGTCAATATQVAGVISGFGALTGTCSGYTLPQITIADMGPGWTGGPATCGAAPLPLCGSGAVATATLGPPFVGGMPKFVSTDLLPDLKGLLAVSDTTTFPGTDYYEIALVQYTQKMHSSLPPTTLRGYVQVPSGSPNACTATPLFPPSYLGPIIAAKKDKAVRVKFTNCLPTGTGGNLFIPTDTTYMGAGAGPGGIYTENRATLHLHGGATPWISDGTPHQWTVPVGDPSPASLQTGVSTQYVPDMYFLPTGAVVPQCSATVTTNCSGGTVAQLPAGAENNPGQGSMTFYWTNQQGGRLMFYHDHAYGITRLNVYAGEAAGYLLADPVEEDMLAAAGAPGTIGALVGGTTPNDLLHLIPLVIQDKTFVPSAAQINATDPTWAGNFGATPLSTAASGNGDLWFPHVYVPNQNPADPGLGNAVGRWDYGAWFFPPQTSLTAAVPPTAVTVPCTSVAFPGQILAPTPACPSCGCPITPNPSGTPESFMDTPVVNGMAYPVLHVAPEAYRFKMLAAGNDRSWHLSLFVPDPVQGMTEVAMLPALPPTTTTPLTATTMPLCTQLNPLSVPSLTIGLATGLLDATGNPLNGTGLPANCWPNFGAPAGIPLQQTMWPADGRRGGVPDPRRAGPAWIQIGTEGGILPEPVVVPSQPVGYEANPRSITITSVGSHGLWIGPAERADVIVDFSKALPICTALGVSPCTLIVYNDAPAPAPASDSRLDYFTGDGDQTPIGGAPNTQPGYGPNTRTVMQIIVDLPTTGQAPFSLPALKTAFTPAAPAQGVFAKTQPQIIVPEAAYGPVYNAAFPNSYMTISANDLTFAPLSPLTFNQPPCVATPPATCAVLDQKAIQELFTLDYGRMNATMGTERPLTNFQTQTTIPLGYVDWPTEIIQQVQTQLWKVTHNGVDSHFIHFHLFNVQVINRVGWDGSLRQPDQTELGWKETVRMNPLEDILVALQPITPVVPFPLPDSIRPMDVTMPVGVASPNISGLDPNTGNATVTKVNQAVNFGWEYVWHCHILGHEENDMMRPMIFQVAPPPPTNFLASSPGPPVPGVALTWTDMSANESSFTVQRDTVATFNSPNLTTFTVDGVSINTQGFSTLGYGQTVTFQDGTAIPGTGYLYRVAATDSFLPSSPNPAPFQALPMSSAWVGPVSINATALVPTVTFTGAPATAVYGSTFVVTATTNSSSVPTITGTAGICSVGPVSGTAASATATVTMTAGAGVCTLTANWAPDIFFTAATATQTTNALPAALTITANSAIKAYGQTLTFLGTEFTALGLVAPDSVASVTLTSAGAAAAAAVGTYPIVPSAAVAGGATNLANYTITYVNGTLTVNPAALTITANNAVKPYASVLTFLGTEFTATGLIAPDTVTSVTLTSAGAAATAAAGAYPIVPSAAVGTGLTNYVITYVNGTLTVNPAALTITANNATKAYGQTLTFLGTEFVAVGLLNADAVTSVTLTSAGAPATAAVGSYPIVPSAAVGTGLTNYVITYVNGTLTVNAAALTITANNLGKVYGTTLTFLGTEFTTLGLLNADAVTSVTLTSTGTAAAALVGPYPIVPSAAVGTGLANYTITYVNGTLTVNPAALTITANNGSKVYGTAPIFAGTEFTTIGLANADTVTSVTLTSAGTAATAAVGSYPIVPSAAVGTGLANYTITYLNGTFTVTPAGLTVTANNLTKVYGQPLTFAGTEFTTVGLLNADTVTSVTLASTGATATAALGTYPITASAAVGTGLTNYTITYVDGTLTVNQAPSLTTITSNLPNPSIRGQVVTVGFGVAPQFTGTPTGNVTVTASTGETCTGALTAGAGGCNLTFATSGARTLTASYSGDTNFLASTSAAVTQTVSSVVLSTASLLFGNQILFSNSAGQTVSVTNVGTGPLTITAINTTAGFNQSNNCPIGGALRVGRSCSITVRFRPAVTGVITGSLSITDNDPTSPQRVSLTGTGVAPAAVLSPTALFFGPVTRNTTKTMQITLSNPGAAPLTINSIALGGTFPNQFSQGNNCGGSLAAGASCTINVRYTPTRPVGTAVSATLTVTDNAGGIANSTQTATLQGTVQ
- a CDS encoding GAF domain-containing protein, translating into MAGRARGTNRPRPPGLPASAETSGPPAAADDATALLTAAHVAAIFLDAALRLRRFTPAVTTLLSVTDADVGRPIAEIARNFSDDLLLEDARRVLAGLAPASAEVRADDGRWYQRRILPCRAAGGRIEGLVVTFADVTELKGLVEALRASDERARDLARFPEDNPNPVLRVSADGTVLYQNRAASEWQGWEVRSGERAAEPIAGLVAQAIAEERQAQTEVALADRTFLVWAIPFAAERHANVYARDITGRKEGEEALRASEEQARAAAEALRAIQEAAPVAIWVASDPACRQITGNAYADEIIMQVARGGNISRSADAGEAAVTYAVFRDGRELRPDELPAQRAAATGRLIEPFEMEMRFPNGRILHLLAGAAPLLDAGGAVRGAVVAGLDISRRTEAEQQLQRTRDMLAEAEKIAHLGSFEYIVATRATAWSEEQYRIFGLDPAAPSPTYDEIFARHIHPDDAARLRETFTACAKAHSVFECEHRIVRPDGSARWVYDRAYPHLDGSGALVRYVGATLDITERKAAEEALRESEVRLRLAQQAAKAGTWEWDLVTNRNTWSDELWALYGLAVRSCEPSFEAWVRSIHPEDREQAARAVQEAAAAGRDLTAEWRVADPEGAERWLLSRGQPQRDAAGRVVRYLGIVLDVTALKQAERDLARDLDVMTRLQRIGTLFVVEGNLRPVLTEIVDAAIAIVGADFGTIQLLDPASGDLRIAAHRGFPQWWIDYWETVSKGQGSCGTALARGERVIVEDVEESPIFAGTPALEVQRRAGVRAVQSTPLISRSGRPLGMFSTHYRTLRRPDDRALRLLDLLARQASDIIDRARAEEDLRRQGAMLTAINRVLALGLGPQTEVQLCEACLGVIEEVTGSGISFVGEIGADGLLHDLAISNPGWAACAMRSPEGHRRVPGSFPVHGIYGRVLADGKSLIANDPASHPDRIGMPEGHPPLTSFLGVPLLREGRTVGMIAVGNRPGGYRAEDREALEAIAVAVVEALDRKRAEEGLARANDQLERRVAERTAQLARHARQLRALAGELPLSEQRERTRLARVLHDNLQQMLVAAKFRTAIVGRGGDQVLRAATKEIEALLDECLAAARSLTAELSPPVLQEAGLGAGLEWLARRMADRHGLLVDLELEQLQQPLPGDLKILLFETVRELLFNVVKHAQTRSAVVSMRRVDGSLQLTVSDQGVGFDPEVLSRAGDPGKGFGLFSVRERLELFGGRLEVQSSPAGGSRIFLLVPLPDAAPVPSAGGGAPVPAQLPVPGPSARPGTGARVRILLADDHAVVRRGLAQMLGDEADFEVVGEAVDGQEAVEMARALLPDVVVMDLSMPRLNGVEATRIICNESPDVRIIGLSMFEDADRAQAMRDAGAAHYMTKSRATEELVAAIREHAARTNPRT
- a CDS encoding FKBP-type peptidyl-prolyl cis-trans isomerase — translated: MAKRWAIALVLVGGMCALSAAAGRAADLATQKEKISYGIGVDAARNFRRLGLDLDLDALIRALRDVYGGGKLLMSEDELRTTMNAYQTELMQKQIQATKVAAEKNKAAGDAYLAANKAKKGVVTLPSGLQYKVLKAGEGRKPNAEDLVEVHYRGRLIDGTEFDSSYAKGQPAVFKVSGVIPGWTEALELMPVGSTWQLVVPPQLGYGERGAGRDIGPNATLLFDVELLAIR